cacaatatttcGTATGTACAAggtaaatagaaaattttatcgagAACTGCTTGTGCTCGATCTTGTGTAACGACGGTGCCGGTGCCGCGGATTACCCGGTGGACTCCGCGATCGAGTTCTTATTCTGCGTCGCGGCGGTCGTGGACTTCTGCGGCGATTCATGGGCGGTGAACGCCTGCGATATCTCGGCGGCGTGTTTCTGCCACCGCCTCCCCACCGTGGTGGCACACGTCTTCCCATGCCGGGCGACATGCGTCGCATCGGCAATGGTCGAGGTTTCGGCAATAATACTGGTGCAGCAGTGATTTCTTGCCCGTCAATTTGTCCTGCGAATCAGATCGATGCGGAATGCACATTAACATGACATTTAAGTAAACAGAGTGATGTCCGATATGAATTGCGGCTCTTACCTCCATCCATATGTTTCATGGCATTCTCAGCTTCATCTGCAGTTTCAAATTCGACATATGCAAATCCTCTTCCCTGATTCGGATGGAGCTTGTCCATCGCAAAGTCAACCATCTTTATCTGTCCGTACGCCGAAAATATTTCCGATATGTGCTCTTTAGTGACATTACGTGTTAGATGGccaatatgtatttttgttgGCCTAAGAAGTGGTGAGCGTTCTTTACGCTTTCTACGTGGAGACGTAGACCTAcaaaatcagtaaaaaaaagttagttagaaatttgctaattaatttaaaaaatagtgatTTTTACAATGAACATACCTGGATCTCCCTTTAGGTTTAGGTTTTTCAGGAACAGAATTGCTGCccttcttcttttccttctcACGATCTCTGTCTCTGTCGCgatctctgtctctttctcgttctttatctctctctttttccttgTTATCATGTCTTCGAGAGGCGTCAACACTTTTGCTACGACTACGTAGCGCAAATACTTTCTTCCTTCCTCTGTCTCTAGAACTACCTGAAGAGCTTGCTGAACTACTGGATGAGCTACTGGAAGATGAACTGGATCTAGAGCTGCTTCCGCTGCTACTACTCGAAGATCCAGAACTGCTGTCTGATGAGCTatcaaacaaaacaaaatttaagtGGATAATTTAACAGGATAATTAAGTGATgcatataaacttttattatatttccaaatttttattaaaccaACCTGCTGCCACTGCTGGAAGAAGACGCCGCCCGTTTCTTCCGTTCGCGCTCCCTGCCTCTTTCCTTCTTATTCTCCTTATCCGTAGCCTCGGAGTCACTCTTACCCGTACTGTCTTTCCGGCTGCGAGCCCTAAACACAAACGGCATGTATAGATGAAGGTTAAAGTCAAATTGTACTTGAAACAACTATCGATTACGCGTAATTGAATTACTTACATGATTAGCTGTGGTAACCGAGCTTCCCAACTCGAATGCTAGTCAGCACTCGAAAGAGAAGCGGGTCCCGAAAAAATTAGTGTACTAACGTCCGTTCTTCGTGGATACGCCAATAATGGCGGACTGCCGGGATATGAAACCGACGATAGTTTCAGTGGCGTTCCGTCGCAAGTAACGCGTTCGATGCGTACGAAATAACGTCGAACGATCGGACGAGAGATTGACAGCACAATGCTATCAATAACTATCAAATTatgattgtaatatatatatcaagcAAAGTACGTAAATGACGTAAATACAGTTACCGCTACTCACTGCTTGATCGTTACAATGGTCACAATGTAGTCGTACGCCATCTCGACTACAGCGTGCTAAATTATCAAAGCTTTTCAAGCCAATCAGCGTTCAACGTTACCGGAAATGTGCTAAAATTGTTTTAGAGTATATCCAGACAAATTTGCATAGCGCATaagcatatacatatatatatatgtgtatatatatatatatatatatatatgaatggATTGGTCCATAAAAAGATGCATAAGGAAATAAAGACATCACGTGTCTAAAAATAATCAACTGTTGTAGTAGTTTGGTTCATGATGTTCTTTAACGCTGAAATTGAGCATCGAGTGCACTGGTCGAATGTAAGCGTGAAAAGGCACCTTTATCACTGAAGGCGCAACTCGTTGCGCGACTCTGATGCAGATTGTCATCTAGTATACATGTAATacttgttgaaaatttaaatgacatttgaaatatcttccgcagataataaaaagattgaaaaagattaattgttttcatttaatttgttgctttcTTTTGCGTTTGTTATTCTATtaagttttgtaaaatatgacaTCCACAGCGAGGTTTCAAGTTTCTATTGAACAATCACCGAAAAATTTTGGCGATATATATTCACATGATTTGCAAATGTatcaaaattttccatttgGAGAGATAACGTTAGATGCACTGAAGGAAATAAGTGAAACCAGGCTCAAAGGTTAATTCAACTTGTTTTATCAACTTGTTATGTTCATGATATGTAAATATCATGCTCGATGTTatcatgattaataataattacttttttatagtTCTTACTCTGGTAGAACGtatacatttacaaaaaatgataCTATCTGTGTCACAACGCAAAGCTGCATTGATAAAAGAATTGCAGCAGAAAGAATTACATGAATTTGCAAATCTGATCAATAGTTCAGGATGTAAATCACATACAGATCTGAATATTCATGTTAGAAGGAGAGATCACATATCTCACTTTGTATTAAAGTCTACAGTTGCCttcaatgtattaaaaaaacgcTGGTTTTTCAAACAAGAAATGAGATTGTTTAAATGGAGATTTACTTCATTAGATAATGAGGGCATCAAACAGTTTAtgcgtattaataatttcgattTTGAACCAGTTGGTTATTGCTTGttgtgatattaattatgtaatgtattttttcaaaactggttaacattttgttattttcagaTCAGTCAAAGTGAAAAGgagaatattaaagaatatctACAGACATCTTCAAACAAGGATATCGATGACATGCAATTTTACAGAATACCCTTTTCTCATGTAcctagtttaattaaaaaacgtaAAGTCTTTATTATGAATGGTGAAGCATTTGTACCTGAAGAAGAAATGGTATTTCTGTTTATACCATACTTTAGAAATATACTGATTTCAAGCTTTGAGGTAAGTACAAAATTGAccattataaatttgttgaatGGATATAACTGtgtctcttttctctttaGAATGCACGTGAGGCTAGAGCTAATATATACAATGATGAAAGATTTACGAATATCTTTGCAAGTTTAGAAAACAGTATTCATATTGAGAATACTATATTAGTACAAAAACAAGAAGTACAACAATATGTTTCACTTAATCAATTGGATAaggtaaatatatacatatcatttaatcaaatataattttattattaacaatgatatatcttgcaaaaattaagtattaacTTGTTTTTCGTTGATTGGCGATTTTTCTTGCTGTAGCTTTCAGAGACCTCTTATCCTCTTTGTATGAGAGTGCTTCACAAAGCACTAAGGAAGAATCATCATCTCACTCATGGTGGTAGAGTACAGTACGGTTTATTTTTGAAGGGCATAGGAATTTCTTTGCCCGACGCAATGGCGTTTTGGAAAAATGAGTTCACACAAGTAATGGATGAAGCTACATTTAACAAAGAGCATAGCTATCAAATAAGATTTGCCTTTGGATGGGAAGGCAGTCGGCGAGATTATCAGCCTTTTACGTGTCTAAAAATTATGGAGTCAATTGTAGGACCTAGAGATTATCATGGATGTCCTTTTAAGCACATGCCTCTTGGTATACTCGAAGATGAACTTACCGATTGCGGTTTCAATGCGTTGGGTAAATATcaacatattaatttacttaatCACAGAAtgaattttatctattaacCAACTTTTGACAAATCAGAGAGATCAGCAATAACAAACTTATCGAGAGACGGCCAATATTCTGCAGCGTGTAACAAGTACTatgaaattaaacataattgtTTTAACGACACCGTGTTTAAACAtccaaatgtatattttaatgagaGTGTAAATCGCTATCATGGTAAGATTcatcttattatatatcaaatgcaatatgtatttatttatttaatttaaaattgaatgttttaaaattgaagatcTGGATCTGGAAACAGAAaatgcatattaattattatacaagaaTATATCTTGAAAAACTGGAACCATTGAGATTGTTGCAAGTAATATGATGTTTCATACATCAGCAGAGTGAGTGATAGCGATTTTTATACAGATTTCTGATtgtaataaatagtaatttacttacaaataaaaaatttggaataaaatgtttcttaaaaTAAGCAAGCGATTGATTAATTAGCCAATTAGagtttgttaattattagCGATTGTGAGTTTTTAGCGACTTTACGGTTTGCCTTCATCTTAATTATACAAACGATCACGTAAATTTTTAACGTGGAAAAAATAAGAAgctgttttcaattttgatgaaaatcatataattgcaatatttttagtttatttagtAGCTTATATATTAAAggattcaaatttatataaagtaatgtGAGACGCGTGTAACAAAGTGCGTTCATGCAATAGCTTCGTTCTCAACTGGGATATAAATTCgtatacatttttctcttatgATCGGGTAATTGAATTTAACAATGCGGTTAATCCAATGATAATgtgactttttttctttcctttttctttgtaacaaaataacaGGCTTAAcacaaaaacagaaaatatatcacatcaaaaaatattgccaCGATACAACACAATACAATTTACTATGTTCCATGATTTTTATTCTGTAGATTGCTGCGGCGCGATACGTAAGTACCGAAtggtatatgtatgtacattcaAGTGGTAGAAGTAACGAGcaatatttatgtacaaataCACCGAATTATAAACACTTAACACTCGCCATACCTTACACATTATTACCTTAGTCAATTCGTAATGTTGTACCGTTGTCTCGTTAAATGCTATTTTGAAGCAAGACTACATGATTGAAAGAGTACgggaaatttctttttctttttggcACAGTCTGTTATCTTAATGAAAAACGAACCAAGTCCATTAAACGAATGGCCTAAATGCGGCTTATCGAGAGGTACGGAAGAAATGCTTATAATTCTCGTAATATTAGTTGCTGTAATCGAGCAATCAAATGCAAATTCCCTCAATCCGAAATATTCGATGTCTAAACGTTGTCGAAATGATATGTGCTGTGTGTAACATTAAGTCTCGCTCCATCGTAAATCGAATGCGCAGAATTGTATTTGACGCAGGCTGCGAAGCTGCGTCAAATCAGTGTAACCGGTATCGTTGGCATATTCCGTATGcaatatttacacaaaatagAGAAACCGTCATGCAATATACTTCAAAAGCGAGGtgtatcataaatttaacagCAGCAATGGATGCAGCAAtgaatttatgcaatatattacaattcttttttttttccattttaacaaaatcaaaatagtttttatttcacgTACGCGCGTATGAACAGCCACCCATGTGTACACTTTGAGAAACTAGGGctgtatttatttcttcacACTATTCTGAAAAtgcacccccccccccccgcccccATTCACACGCATTACTTTTATACACTCATACTTTCTCTTTCACACATTCTCTTTTGCAAACccttttatatagaaataaaatgtgttaGTGGGCACATCGATAAAATCATCATTTATAACAAACAGGTCAAATTATAAagtcttgtatttttttttatcatttacgtataaatattgttaaatatgtatattaaaaatttgctacatattccACGATTATTTTACACAGAATTTGTTATTCTATCCCGATAATGACTTAAGTTGGTTAAGTaactccttttttttctctttcaatgGACACGACTCCTCTGATATTCGAAGAGCTAATAAGGACTCGACAATGATCCCCGATGCTCTCCTCTCATTTTATCAAATCATGTATCTTATTGGCGACGgagatacatatttaaaacgaaaacgaaaaaaagacAACCGAAGGGATGACGTTGGATTAATATCGCATTCTATATGAGGGTGAGTCACGGTGtcattgtataaaaatctaaacTGACCTTAAACGtgtactaaaaaatataattgcttcTGTCAAGCGAGAGGGCCGATTTATCGGTAAGGATTCCAATAAAGATCAACCTCTGTGCGCTCGGGATATACTTTCGTTGACGCCTCCGTGACTCGTTAATTCGGATCGTCAGTCGGACCGAATGCTGTTATTCTCAACGTAACGGACATACTTCGCTGCTACATGGAATCTATTGTTTACTCCATTCACAACGactaaattaatgatatttactGTTACGACAGGATACTCGCGTGTCATTGGTGCACCTTGCGTAAAATGCAAGTTCTCTACTGTCGTGTCGCACTGCAAGATTCCAGTGCCGAAGGAAGAATCGGAGAAACAAAGGCTTGTACAATTACTGCTTCGGTATGAATGCACAGTGAATTAAATTCCGGTTGCTAGTCAGCGGACGTATCGACTTGAGAGTGCTGTACGTACTGTCAATCGCGatacgcgcacacacacacacacacacacacacatcacTAACGACGAAATGTACACATCGCGCGTGTGTCGCGCTGATTTGCTGCAACAAGTCTGACGTTCGCATTGCAAGAATAACGGCGCGATCCCACGGCAACAAATGTAAAGCTTGAAGAATCAGCCGCGGGTTCGCGTTTCAATTGAACGCGTCCACGCGACGTCAAACGGGCGTAACTGCATTCGTTCGCGGAAGAATTCAGACGGATATCTCATAAGCGGCATACATTCTCTCTTCGTTAGAGCGTGAGACGCGCAGATTGCTCGGCGGCGCTCGTAGAATCTCCGTCCAGCCGCAGGATGGTGCGGAGACCGGAAAGCTGGGCTATACGGATATCTCGTAGTTCATATCGTACACGCTCGCCCGGTCCGGCGTCGGCGTCGTCGGTCTTTGCGATCGTGGATCGTTAGGCGCCGAGACCATCTCCATGGAATCGGTCATCTCGAGGGCTCTGACGAAAGACATCGGTCGGCGTCGCGCGTCCCCCGAGGTCGGCGTGGTGGGCGTCGCCATCGTGGTCGCTTTCCGCTTAACTTGCGGCGACTGGTGCGGCTGATGCGGCGGGAAGACTGGCACTCCACCTCGTATCGCTGGATGATATGCTGCTCTGGGTGCGTTCATCGCGTACTGCGACTGCTGGGTCGGACTCGTGGGGTTGGAGCGGTAGTAGTCGTACGGCGGCGGTCGCTGCGACGGCGACTGATGCGGCGCGCCGCTCACCGCACCGCCGCCGGGCGGACCGGGATAGCTGCCGGGTGAGTTGTCCTTCCACATGTAGACGCCGCGTTGCGGCGAGCCCGCCAGCTCGCGTATGTTGTCGACGGTGTTGTTGGTCCTCGAGTACGGATGATCGGTGCCCTGTCGCACGAGCTCGCTCTCCGACAGGAAACGCCGCTGCGGACTGTAGCCGGTGATGCCGACGGGGCCGGTCACACCGACCCCTGTATTGTTTCCTTGCTGTACATCGTAATACGTCGGCGCGTCGCTCACGCCTATAAAATCCGGCCGACGAACCTGCGTCGGTGTACCCGGGTTTGATCTGTAACAGACACAGCGGACGTTAGGCCTGAAATCCTTCCGGGACGCAAGATGCTTTTGATAATCGACAAATGCACAGTACAGTGAACCAAGATGAATATGCGAGTGCTTGAGCATTGTAGCCATACAAATACGGCTCTGGCGAGACATACAGGAGAGAACAGCGCATCATTCctgttaaaaaattagcaTCTATTCAAGAAACGTAAAAGATAGCGAACCTAGgaaatgtgtatgtgtgtgtgtgtgtgtgtgaggtagtataatttttataaccatgtttttctatatatacaaAGATATATATGCAAGAAAGCATAATTGTAAACTACGGTATGTCCTCGTAGGATGAAGTTCGTGTTTACCTGCAGTAGGTTGCAACATGATGGTAGAAAGCAGCTCCTTGCAGTTACCACCCCCTGCAGTGGGACACAAACTTATCTATATACCATATATCTTGTAGTATGTACATGCAGAGAAACTAAATCCTCTACAATATTGTTGTAAGCTACATTGCGCAATTTTCCTTTTTGACACGTTCCTTTGTCTCATCCGGAAGGTGAGAACAGTGGTGACagaagagaaggagaaagaagaGCAAGAGTGAGGTGTTTGAACGGTGAAGGGACAGGACGTTTTGACAAAAACAGGCCGACATCGTATCGAAGGGCAGCAAAGAGGATTACGTAAGAGGAATATCGTTCACTTTGTATCGGCAGCGTGCTCCAAAGATGCAATGTAACTATTACTAGTGTGGCGCTTCCCTCTTGCTCTCTACATTGAGATATAATTTTGTGCAATGTGAAAatcgcgatatatatatataagtataattaaaagtaatacatCTGAAATTGTATACAAATATTCGAATACTTTAAGAGCCGATCAAATAAGCACTCGactgaattatttttgtatcgcATGTTAATGTGTTCGGATTATAATCAGAAGACACTTCTTTccagatatatatatcgaaGTACGTATATACTTTGTCTTCTTTTAGCAATGCATAAGTACGATGTACCTTCGTATAGGACTGGATATGGCAAGCGGAGTGGGCACTCCAATAGCTTTGATGCGTTGCTGCATCGTCGGACTGGCGCCACTCTGACTACGTTGAGGGACCGTGGCGGGCGAGCCACTCGTCTCCGGCGATAACGGGTCGGGCGTGTGACTTCGAGATCCATTCATCCCTCTGCCGACGTGAAAAACATGAGTGCTGGCGCGTTATACTTCTCATCCTTACATTTATATCGCATATGTACCTTGGCCTTGGATGCGGACTGCCTCTAGGATAATGTATTGGATGGCGGTGTTGCGACGGCGGAGGATGTCTGGGAGATTCATTGTTTTCCACAGGTGGCAGGAAGAAATTGCTTTTCGAACCGTGTCTTTGCAGCGGCGGCGTAGGCTCACAGTCCGCGGATTGAGACGCCGTTGGTTCCATGTCCGTGTCCGATCCGTCTCGTCCGGGAGATAACTGTAAAGAATTAGCGAATTATTGAAACAACGCGGAGAGGAAATGTGTAAATtgattgtaatatttgtaatacattacattatatttcctATGAATATTGGGATCAGTTTAGAATGGATGGGATATGCGCAAACTATGGGAAATCAGTAAAGACATCTTAGGACTCTGGATTGAACGGTACTGATAGATGCTGTATCATCGTTGAAACTCGTACTCTACAGGTATCGTATGAAGGACTTAAAcgtttgcattaatttttgtagtattaattaaaaaacactAACCTACAATACTAAAAGGCTAATATTAAGGGCACGATATTGCTTGCGAGTACATTTACTATAACAACAGTAACACTATCTACCACTAGTCGTGCTGTACATGCTAAAAAACTGCATTATAAGCGGAAAAAAGTGCTTAGGATATTATAGGTATACTATTTTCTTCATTCAAGCCATTCCTTCGTTAAAGAACTCGTCAGTGTGTCTGTAATTTTGCTGATAAAtggtaagaaaaataatacaaatcaTAATAATACAAGCTTATGTCCAAGCATTAGATTCTGAATTTCTGAAGTTTCATACagaaaggaagaagaagacaAGCGAAACTGCGCTAGCTCTTACCTTATTGTAAGCATTTGAACTGGCATTTCTAACACCATTGCTGCTATCCATGTAGGTCTTTACCTGGTTCTCACTGCCTATAGTAGATATCTCTGATGCGCAAGCTCCACGTCGCTTCCCTGAATACTTTTCAGGCTTAAGTaaactgtaaaatatatagagcACGCATTATGACAAAGTAATCTCTGcgggaaaaattaattatacaataccTTGCTTCCTTGCAATACCTTGGGTATTGTGGTCCAAATTGTGTGTAACAGCAGTTGTGTAGAAAACCTCGAGAAAAAGGATTGTAGCCCCCGTTAAATTTGCCTGTTACCTGTTCATTAGTGGTTCGTCCTCTAGAAACAAGGACTACATGAAAGCCCGTCAGTCCAAAGATTGGAATGAATAAGAGCACTATCACTCCCATGAGCACGAGTCTGTATCAAGGTTAAGGataaatcacaaaaaaaaatcaacccGTTAGATTCAAAATTTCCGTCATATGcagttgcaatattttatgaatattttgaaaattaatcttcTGTGTAAAGGATACGCGACAATAGTATTAACTTCACTCAGTTGTTGTTTATGCTGCAAGACATAGTACAGACAAAGTCCAAATATACAGAACATATGTATACTGAGTGacagaagaaagaagaagaaatatctGTAATTCCTCCTACCAATGCAGTTGTTTACCCATGGGCAGTGATGATCGAAtgtctaaaaatatacaactttgttaaatttgattgatttgaatttatttcagtCAACATTGGCAGAGGGAAACATACCTCGATACAATGATTGCAGACACTGCAATGTGAGCAACGTGGAGGTCGATAAAACTTACAGGTGACACACCACTTCATACGCACTGTAATGCCATTGATCTCAACGCTCTTGTACAACGGAGCTCGAAAGTCATCTTCCCGATCTTCGTCAGGAGGTgctttaataacaaaaaaataactaaattgtTACATATTCATCACTTATCTATCATTTGGGGTTAACTCATGACAGATGCAGTAAATACACCTCGTTTTAAATCACCCATACCTTTCGGTATAACACCAGGGTCCATAAATGTCGCTAGAGAGAAGTTTATCACCACAAAGAAGGTGATGACTCCTTCCACAGCTGGCACCCACAACCCCCACTGGGAGACATAGTAGTTCGAGCATCTGCGTGAACAAATAACGGAGATGTAAACCGTGGCACTATCGGTGACGAGACAACGGAGAACTCCCCCGCG
This genomic window from Linepithema humile isolate Giens D197 chromosome 5, Lhum_UNIL_v1.0, whole genome shotgun sequence contains:
- the Zdhhc8 gene encoding palmitoyltransferase ZDHHC8 isoform X2, producing the protein MPKCDVKTRYLPATFAWTVLLGTTALFFIFPCSNYYVSQWGLWVPAVEGVITFFVVINFSLATFMDPGVIPKAPPDEDREDDFRAPLYKSVEINGITVRMKWCVTCKFYRPPRCSHCSVCNHCIETFDHHCPWVNNCIGRRNYRYFFFFLLSLSIHMFCIFGLCLYYVLQHKQQLSEVNTIVALVLMGVIVLLFIPIFGLTGFHVVLVSRGRTTNEQVTGKFNGGYNPFSRGFLHNCCYTQFGPQYPSLLKPEKYSGKRRGACASEISTIGSENQVKTYMDSSNGVRNASSNAYNKLSPGRDGSDTDMEPTASQSADCEPTPPLQRHGSKSNFFLPPVENNESPRHPPPSQHRHPIHYPRGSPHPRPRGMNGSRSHTPDPLSPETSGSPATVPQRSQSGASPTMQQRIKAIGVPTPLAISSPIRRSNPGTPTQVRRPDFIGVSDAPTYYDVQQGNNTGVGVTGPVGITGYSPQRRFLSESELVRQGTDHPYSRTNNTVDNIRELAGSPQRGVYMWKDNSPGSYPGPPGGGAVSGAPHQSPSQRPPPYDYYRSNPTSPTQQSQYAMNAPRAAYHPAIRGGVPVFPPHQPHQSPQVKRKATTMATPTTPTSGDARRRPMSFVRALEMTDSMEMVSAPNDPRSQRPTTPTPDRASVYDMNYEISV
- the LOC105671022 gene encoding RNA-binding protein with serine-rich domain 1-B, encoding MARSRKDSTGKSDSEATDKENKKERGRERERKKRAASSSSSGSSSSDSSSGSSSSSSGSSSRSSSSSSSSSSSSASSSGSSRDRGRKKVFALRSRSKSVDASRRHDNKEKERDKERERDRDRDRDRDREKEKKKGSNSVPEKPKPKGRSRSTSPRRKRKERSPLLRPTKIHIGHLTRNVTKEHISEIFSAYGQIKMVDFAMDKLHPNQGRGFAYVEFETADEAENAMKHMDGGQIDGQEITAAPVLLPKPRPLPMRRMSPGMGRRVPPRWGGGGRNTPPRYRRRSPPMNRRRSPRPPRRRIRTRSRSPPGNPRHRHRRYTRSSTSSSR
- the Zdhhc8 gene encoding palmitoyltransferase ZDHHC8 isoform X1; this encodes MPKCDVKTRYLPATFAWTVLLGTTALFFIFPCSNYYVSQWGLWVPAVEGVITFFVVINFSLATFMDPGVIPKAPPDEDREDDFRAPLYKSVEINGITVRMKWCVTCKFYRPPRCSHCSVCNHCIETFDHHCPWVNNCIGRRNYRYFFFFLLSLSIHMFCIFGLCLYYVLQHKQQLSEVNTIVALVLMGVIVLLFIPIFGLTGFHVVLVSRGRTTNEQVTGKFNGGYNPFSRGFLHNCCYTQFGPQYPRYCKEASLLKPEKYSGKRRGACASEISTIGSENQVKTYMDSSNGVRNASSNAYNKLSPGRDGSDTDMEPTASQSADCEPTPPLQRHGSKSNFFLPPVENNESPRHPPPSQHRHPIHYPRGSPHPRPRGMNGSRSHTPDPLSPETSGSPATVPQRSQSGASPTMQQRIKAIGVPTPLAISSPIRRSNPGTPTQVRRPDFIGVSDAPTYYDVQQGNNTGVGVTGPVGITGYSPQRRFLSESELVRQGTDHPYSRTNNTVDNIRELAGSPQRGVYMWKDNSPGSYPGPPGGGAVSGAPHQSPSQRPPPYDYYRSNPTSPTQQSQYAMNAPRAAYHPAIRGGVPVFPPHQPHQSPQVKRKATTMATPTTPTSGDARRRPMSFVRALEMTDSMEMVSAPNDPRSQRPTTPTPDRASVYDMNYEISV
- the LOC105671021 gene encoding DNA primase large subunit-like isoform X1, whose product is MTSTARFQVSIEQSPKNFGDIYSHDLQMYQNFPFGEITLDALKEISETRLKVLTLVERIHLQKMILSVSQRKAALIKELQQKELHEFANLINSSGCKSHTDLNIHVRRRDHISHFVLKSTVAFNVLKKRWFFKQEMRLFKWRFTSLDNEGIKQFMRINNFDFEPISQSEKENIKEYLQTSSNKDIDDMQFYRIPFSHVPSLIKKRKVFIMNGEAFVPEEEMVFLFIPYFRNILISSFENAREARANIYNDERFTNIFASLENSIHIENTILVQKQEVQQYVSLNQLDKLSETSYPLCMRVLHKALRKNHHLTHGGRVQYGLFLKGIGISLPDAMAFWKNEFTQVMDEATFNKEHSYQIRFAFGWEGSRRDYQPFTCLKIMESIVGPRDYHGCPFKHMPLGILEDELTDCGFNALERSAITNLSRDGQYSAACNKYYEIKHNCFNDTVFKHPNVYFNESVNRYHDLDLETENAY
- the LOC105671021 gene encoding DNA primase large subunit-like isoform X2 — protein: MYQNFPFGEITLDALKEISETRLKVLTLVERIHLQKMILSVSQRKAALIKELQQKELHEFANLINSSGCKSHTDLNIHVRRRDHISHFVLKSTVAFNVLKKRWFFKQEMRLFKWRFTSLDNEGIKQFMRINNFDFEPISQSEKENIKEYLQTSSNKDIDDMQFYRIPFSHVPSLIKKRKVFIMNGEAFVPEEEMVFLFIPYFRNILISSFENAREARANIYNDERFTNIFASLENSIHIENTILVQKQEVQQYVSLNQLDKLSETSYPLCMRVLHKALRKNHHLTHGGRVQYGLFLKGIGISLPDAMAFWKNEFTQVMDEATFNKEHSYQIRFAFGWEGSRRDYQPFTCLKIMESIVGPRDYHGCPFKHMPLGILEDELTDCGFNALERSAITNLSRDGQYSAACNKYYEIKHNCFNDTVFKHPNVYFNESVNRYHDLDLETENAY